In the genome of Eggerthella sp. YY7918, one region contains:
- a CDS encoding L-cystine transporter → MPVETIAPTIVTLAVFAVLLGVLKVMKQRGVGFTPRVFTALGLGIALGVGIQLALGRGSETATSTLDWIAVVGQGYIALLKMLVMPLIFVAIVGAFTRTKITERIGRISAVVLAVLLGTVAVAALTGWAAAAFTGLAGASFTADTAPDPSAATALQSSQQQVENLTLPQEILSFIPTNVFADLAGSRPTSTIAVVIFSAIVGVAYLRLRDRDSAQAAFFQQLIDSLYGIVMRIVTMVVGLAPYGVLALIAHVMATSDYTAILDLGKFVAVSYAAIAFMFLVHAIVLLANRTNPLRYFKKAFPVLSFAFVARSSAGALPLNIETQENAFGVDEAAANLSASFGMSIGQNGCAGIYPAMLATIIAPTVGIDVFSPAFVAGVVAVVAISSFGVAGVGGGATFASLIVLGTMGLPIEIVGILASVEPLIDMGRTALNVSDSMVAGITASNASGTLDRIVFNDPAARVTGEGHEKL, encoded by the coding sequence GTGCCCGTAGAAACCATTGCACCCACTATCGTTACGCTTGCCGTATTTGCGGTGCTGCTTGGCGTGCTCAAGGTTATGAAGCAACGCGGGGTCGGTTTCACGCCGCGGGTGTTCACGGCGCTGGGGCTGGGTATCGCGCTGGGTGTGGGCATCCAGCTGGCGCTCGGGCGCGGCAGCGAAACTGCGACCAGTACGCTTGACTGGATCGCTGTCGTGGGCCAAGGCTACATCGCACTTTTGAAGATGCTCGTGATGCCGCTCATTTTCGTAGCCATCGTGGGCGCATTCACCCGCACGAAGATAACCGAACGAATCGGTCGCATCAGCGCCGTCGTGCTGGCGGTGCTGTTGGGCACCGTGGCCGTGGCAGCGCTCACCGGCTGGGCAGCCGCGGCGTTCACGGGACTCGCAGGCGCCTCGTTCACCGCCGACACCGCCCCCGACCCCAGCGCGGCCACCGCGCTCCAGAGCAGCCAGCAGCAGGTGGAAAACCTCACGCTACCCCAGGAAATTCTCTCGTTCATTCCCACCAATGTGTTCGCCGACCTGGCCGGCAGCCGCCCCACGTCCACCATCGCCGTGGTCATATTCTCCGCCATCGTAGGCGTGGCCTACCTGCGCCTGCGCGACCGCGACTCCGCTCAAGCTGCGTTCTTCCAGCAACTCATCGACAGCCTGTACGGCATCGTTATGCGCATCGTGACCATGGTGGTGGGACTCGCGCCCTATGGCGTGCTTGCGCTCATTGCGCACGTCATGGCCACGAGCGACTACACTGCCATCCTTGACCTGGGAAAATTTGTGGCGGTGTCGTATGCGGCCATCGCCTTCATGTTCCTGGTGCACGCAATCGTGCTGCTGGCCAACCGCACGAACCCGCTGCGTTACTTCAAGAAGGCGTTTCCTGTGCTCAGCTTCGCGTTTGTCGCGCGCTCAAGCGCCGGTGCACTGCCGCTCAACATCGAGACGCAGGAAAACGCCTTCGGCGTGGACGAGGCCGCCGCCAACCTCTCGGCTAGCTTCGGCATGTCCATCGGACAGAACGGGTGCGCCGGCATCTACCCCGCCATGTTGGCCACCATCATCGCACCCACCGTAGGCATCGACGTATTCTCACCCGCATTCGTGGCAGGGGTCGTGGCCGTGGTGGCCATCAGCTCGTTCGGCGTGGCGGGCGTGGGCGGCGGCGCCACATTCGCCTCGCTCATCGTGCTGGGCACCATGGGGCTGCCCATCGAAATCGTGGGCATCCTCGCGTCGGTCGAACCGCTCATCGATATGGGACGCACCGCCCTCAACGTGAGCGATTCCATGGTGGCCGGCATCACCGCCTCAAACGCCTCCGGCACCCTCGACCGCATCGTATTCAACGACCCCGCCGCTCGCGTCACGGGCGAAGGTCACGAGAAGCTGTAG
- a CDS encoding helix-turn-helix domain-containing protein has translation MSFAENLVYLRQHYGVTQEGLAEQVGVSRQTVSKWEAGTNYPEMEKLLILCDLFHVSMDDLMRGAVSVAKEGDTERYDRHMNRYDLSLACGVAIILIGVAVSSLFQGLGMPENLESAAFLAFVVVGVMLFIVGGLSHAEFKRRNPTIEPRYGAETLEHFGRRFPVMIAIGVGLILIDVIFLVALSPDDSSLDFVRGINVEELLMTPFMLIMAAAVGLLIWAGMQKSKYDLSELTYIAHRRDLGVNLPSTVAVKSPERVRAERIMGVICGCIMLLATIVFLVWGFSPMFDQIGWDGMDKHAYKDAIRDAVRSGQGGFAVSWISFVVGGILCGVVYLIGSVFAKSKEDWIAEARQEDAWLKYAQSDEATNDPWARTNTDVDNEAPLQPDAPRSTTNRTWK, from the coding sequence ATGAGTTTCGCCGAAAACCTCGTTTACCTACGCCAACACTATGGCGTCACCCAGGAAGGTCTTGCTGAACAGGTAGGCGTATCGCGTCAGACCGTGAGCAAGTGGGAAGCGGGAACGAACTACCCCGAGATGGAAAAGCTGCTGATACTGTGCGACTTGTTCCATGTAAGTATGGACGATCTCATGCGCGGCGCCGTAAGCGTGGCAAAGGAAGGCGACACCGAACGCTACGACCGTCATATGAATCGCTACGATTTGTCCCTTGCATGCGGCGTAGCCATCATCTTGATAGGAGTTGCTGTCTCCAGCCTATTTCAAGGACTAGGTATGCCAGAAAACTTGGAAAGCGCGGCATTTCTAGCCTTCGTGGTGGTGGGTGTCATGCTATTTATTGTGGGCGGCCTTAGTCATGCCGAGTTCAAGCGCCGCAATCCCACCATCGAACCGCGCTATGGTGCCGAGACGCTGGAGCACTTCGGTCGTCGTTTCCCGGTGATGATTGCTATAGGTGTGGGGCTTATCCTTATAGATGTGATCTTCTTGGTGGCGCTGTCGCCCGACGACAGTTCTCTCGACTTCGTGCGCGGCATTAATGTGGAAGAGCTGCTGATGACACCATTTATGCTGATAATGGCCGCAGCGGTAGGACTGCTCATCTGGGCCGGCATGCAGAAGTCGAAGTACGACCTGAGCGAACTCACCTACATCGCGCATCGCCGCGACCTCGGGGTCAACCTGCCCTCGACCGTAGCGGTCAAGTCGCCCGAGCGCGTGCGTGCCGAGCGCATCATGGGCGTCATCTGCGGCTGCATCATGCTGCTGGCCACCATCGTCTTTTTGGTATGGGGCTTTTCGCCGATGTTCGACCAGATTGGCTGGGACGGCATGGACAAACACGCGTACAAGGATGCCATCCGTGACGCCGTCCGTTCGGGCCAAGGCGGCTTCGCCGTCAGCTGGATTTCCTTTGTGGTGGGCGGCATCCTGTGTGGCGTGGTATACCTGATTGGCAGCGTATTTGCAAAATCCAAGGAGGACTGGATTGCCGAAGCGCGTCAGGAGGATGCCTGGTTGAAATACGCTCAGAGCGACGAAGCAACCAACGACCCCTGGGCGCGCACGAATACCGATGTCGACAACGAGGCGCCTCTGCAACCTGACGCGCCTCGCTCCACCACAAACCGCACGTGGAAGTAG
- a CDS encoding MATE family efflux transporter: MVSNSSASFTEGPLLRQLIVFALPLMALNLLQYVYQTVDMIVVGQVVGDVGLVAISNATNAAYLVSAFVMGLTAGGGVVVARAVGAGDVAGQRRAYAATLIVAVVAAALLAGAGAALARPGFIANAVPAVALDAAVAYTQVVCAGCIGPFLLNAAAAFLKAHGDAHTPLQLVGVSAFVNVVLDLVLVGPVGLGVVGAAYATVVAQGVAAMGALVAVWRRYPGGRFGVREGAGATLWFAGARGRVATKANRAGREMRLGTSVAAVLRVGVPSAVQMAVVNLSYALVTGLLNRYGTDVAAAAGVGLQISTVAGLPCWAIGQAITTAAAQNAGAVLPGRAREVVRLGVRFNVGVTMGIQMLIQLLAPVIVAAYGLVDGTAAHDIAVLYLRITCSVNGLFYAAMFSFDSFALGAGSPRLVLANSLIDAFAIRFGLAFVLSGVLGFGYVGIFVAQAASPVIPAIIGGLYVHHWSRTRMAGVTTRTATS, encoded by the coding sequence ATGGTGTCGAATTCTTCTGCTTCTTTTACTGAAGGGCCGCTGCTTCGGCAGCTCATCGTGTTTGCGCTGCCGTTAATGGCGCTCAATCTGTTGCAATATGTGTATCAGACGGTGGACATGATCGTTGTTGGCCAGGTGGTGGGCGACGTGGGGCTGGTTGCCATCTCGAATGCCACGAATGCGGCCTACCTGGTCAGCGCGTTTGTGATGGGATTGACTGCAGGCGGCGGCGTGGTGGTGGCACGTGCGGTGGGCGCGGGCGATGTGGCTGGTCAGCGGCGTGCGTACGCGGCAACGCTCATCGTGGCAGTGGTGGCTGCGGCGCTTTTGGCTGGGGCGGGTGCGGCGTTGGCGCGACCGGGGTTCATTGCGAACGCGGTGCCAGCTGTGGCGCTCGACGCAGCGGTGGCGTACACGCAGGTGGTGTGCGCGGGGTGCATCGGTCCGTTTCTGTTGAACGCAGCTGCGGCGTTTCTGAAGGCGCATGGCGACGCGCACACGCCGCTTCAGCTGGTGGGGGTGTCGGCGTTTGTGAACGTGGTGCTTGACCTGGTGCTAGTGGGACCAGTGGGGTTGGGTGTAGTGGGTGCTGCGTATGCCACGGTTGTCGCGCAGGGCGTGGCGGCTATGGGCGCGTTGGTGGCGGTGTGGCGGCGCTATCCGGGCGGACGGTTTGGTGTTCGCGAAGGGGCGGGAGCGACCTTGTGGTTTGCTGGCGCACGCGGGCGTGTTGCTACGAAAGCGAACAGGGCCGGACGCGAAATGCGTCTCGGGACAAGCGTTGCTGCCGTGCTGCGTGTGGGCGTGCCTTCCGCTGTGCAGATGGCCGTGGTGAACCTGTCTTACGCGCTGGTCACAGGGTTGCTCAACCGCTACGGCACCGACGTGGCGGCCGCAGCGGGTGTTGGTTTGCAGATCAGCACCGTGGCGGGGCTGCCGTGTTGGGCCATCGGTCAGGCCATCACCACGGCCGCCGCGCAGAATGCGGGCGCCGTACTGCCTGGGCGCGCCCGCGAGGTCGTGCGTCTCGGTGTGCGATTCAACGTGGGCGTGACCATGGGTATTCAAATGCTCATTCAACTGCTCGCGCCTGTCATCGTGGCAGCATACGGTCTGGTGGATGGCACTGCGGCGCACGATATCGCCGTGCTGTACCTGCGCATCACGTGCAGTGTGAACGGCCTGTTTTATGCCGCCATGTTCAGCTTTGATTCGTTCGCACTTGGTGCGGGTTCGCCCCGGCTTGTACTGGCAAACTCGCTCATTGATGCGTTCGCCATTCGCTTCGGCCTGGCATTCGTGTTGAGCGGCGTACTGGGCTTTGGCTACGTAGGCATTTTCGTCGCGCAAGCCGCCTCACCGGTCATCCCCGCAATCATCGGCGGTCTCTACGTCCACCACTGGTCGCGAACGCGCATGGCAGGTGTTACGACGCGAACGGCAACCTCGTAA